AACGCTTGTTGGCAGCGCAGACGCTGCAACAACTATCCCAAAGCCTATGCCAGGGGTGCGGCTTGAAAACAGTACGCTTTGTGCAGCGACCTGGACGCCTGGAGGACTATTTGCAATTGCATTGGGCAGATGTTTGCGAGTTGGTTTCTGGAGCGCAGCCAGCGCTGAAAAGACTGCTGACCTCTTCTGGTTGGGAATGGAAAGACGAGTGTCTGACAGTGAATGTGCAGGGCTCCTTAGCGGCGGAATTGGTAGAAAGCCAAAATGTGGCTGCAAAACTGCAGCATTGGATTGAGGAAAGTTTTCAGCGTCAATGCCAGGTTTTTTGTAATATTACGCAGACGGAGCCGGTGGCGGCGCAACCGGAAGACGCATTGACGCCGGAATACCTAGCTGCCTTAGAGATGGTGCAAGAACAGCAGAAAAGTGGTGGCGACGGAAACGGGAAAAAGAGTAATATCTTTTTTGGGCGGTCTTTATCTAAAGAAAAAGTGCAGCCTTTGTCGCTTGTTCAAGATGAGGAGAAATCGGTTATTGTTGAAGGAGAATTGAGCCAGGTCGATATTCGCGAATTGCGGACCGGGCGATTTTTGATGACCTTTGATGTGGGAGACCCTTTAGGGGGTATTGCCGGCAAAGTGTTTTTTGACGATGGGGAAAGCTGTCGCAAAGCAGTGGGCGATGTGAAAGATGGTTTGCGGGTTCGTCTGCGTGGTAAGGTGCAGTATGACAAATTTAGCAACGATCTTGTTCTGTTTGCCGACAGCATGAACCGCGCGGATAAAGAATTGCGCCAAGATGAAAGCGTGGAAAAACGAATTGAGCTGCATGCGCATACGCGGATGAGTAATATGGACGGCATGGTATCGGCGAAAGAGCTGATTAAAACGGCGGCGCGCTGGGGACATCCGGCCATTGCGATTACTGACCATGGAGTTGTGCAGTCTTTTCCAGAAGCGCAGAAGGTGGCGGGAGACTGCGGTATCAAAGTGATTTACGGGATGGAAGGGTATCTATTCGAGCACGATATCAACCAGGCGCGGCATATTGTAATTTTGGCTAAGAATCAAGTGGGGCTGCGGAATTTGTATCGTTTGGTTTCCATTTCTCATTTGAAGTATTTGCATCGCACCCCCCGTATTCCTCGCTCCGTGTTGTTAGAGCACAGGGAAGGGCTTATTTTGGGCTCTGCCTGTGAGGCGGGTGAGTTGATTCAGGCGATCGTGCATCAAGCGTCGGAAAGCGAATTGCTCAAAATTGCTGATTTTTACGATTATTTAGAGATACAGCCTATCGGCAATAATGCATTTTTAGTGAGGGAAGGCATCGTGCCGGACGAGGAAGGGCTGCGTAATATTAATCGCAAAGTGTGCGAATTGGCTAAAAAAGTTGGTAAGCCTGTCGTGGCTACGGGAGATGTGCATTTCCTAAACCCGGAGGACGAAGTATACCGGCGCATTTTGATGGCTGGCAAAGGCTTTTCCGATGCGGATCATCAGCCGCCACTTTATATGCATACTACGGAAGAAATGTTGATGGAATTTTCTTACTTGGGAAAGGCCAAAGCTAAAGAAGTGGTTGTTGAAGCGCCGCTGCAGGTTTCTTCGTGGATCGATGATTTTAAGCCCATTCCCAACCGTTTGTTTACGCCTGAAATTCCGGGAGCCGAAGAGAGCATTCGCTCCATGTCCTATGACAAGGCGCGGGAATGGTATGGCCAGGAGTTGCCGCAGTTAGTAGAAGAGCGTCTGGAGTTTGAGCTAAAATCCATTATTGGCAACGGGTTTGCCGTGTTGTATCTGATTGCGCACAAGCTGGTGAAAAAATCGTTGGACGATGGCTACTTGGTAGGATCTCGGGGTTCGGTAGGTTCTTCGTTTGTGGCGACCATGAGTGGTATTACAGAGGTAAATCCTTTGCCTCCGCATTGGCGGTGCGAGCACTGCTTATATAGTGAATTTGTTACCGACGGCAGCTACGGAGGCGGCTTTGACTTGCCGGATAAAGACTGTCCGCAGTGTGGCAAGCGGTTGCGCAAAGACGGACAAGATATCCCTTTTGCCGTTTTCATGGGCTTTAACGGTGACAAGGTGCCTGATATTGATTTGAACTTTTCAGGAGACTATCAGCCGGTGGCCCATAAATATACCGAGGAGCTTTTTGGTAAAGACAATGTGTTTCGCGCCGGTACCATTGCCACGGTGGCGGATAAGACGGCCTACGGCTTTGTGAAGAACTATTTTAATGATCGGGGCCAAAACCCTCGTAATGCGCATATTAATTGCCTTGTCAGTGGTTGCACCGGTGTGCGGCGCACGACAGGGCAGCATCCGGGAGGCATTACCGTTGTACCACGGGATATGGACGTACATCAATTTACGCCCATCCAGCGGCCGGCGGATGATAAAAATTCCGGAACCATCACGACGCACTTTGATTATCACTCCATTGACGCCTGCTTGGTTAAACTGGATATTCTGGGGCATGACGATCCGACGGTCATTCGCATGCTGGAAGATTTGACCGGGATTGATGCGAAAACCATTCCCTTTGACGATCCGGTGACGATGAGTCTTTTTTCCAGTACCGATGCAGTTGGCTTGACTCCTAAAGAGTTGATGGGCAGCCCGGTGGCGACCTTTGGCATACCGGAATTTGGTACGAAGTTTGTACGGCAGATGTTAGAGGATACGCTGCCGACAACGTTCAGTGAATTAGTGCGTATTTCCGGCTTTTCTCATGGTACCGATGTTTGGCTGAATAATGCGCAGGACTTGATTAAGGATGGTACGGCCAAGTTATCGGAAGCTATTTCCGCGCGCGACGATATCATGATTTATTTAATTCATAAGGGCGTGGAGCCTTCAGTAGCCTTTAAGATCATGGAGGGCGTGCGCAAAGGGAAAGGTATTACGCCGGAAAATGTAGCAAAAATGAAAGAGAAAAGTGTTCCGCAATGGTATGTAGAATCCTGCCAAAAGATTAAATACATGTTTCCTAAGGCCCATGCGGTAGCCTATGTGATGATGGCCTTTCGCATCGCCTGGTTCAAAGTGCATCACCCCTTGGCTTTTTATGCCGCTTACTTTACTGTGCGCGCCACAGAATTTGACGCCGCCCGTATTGTTGGCGATAAGGGAAGCCTGAAAAAAGAGATGGATGTCATTGAAGCACAGGGAAAAGAGGCCTCTACTAAGGATAAAGCGCTGTTTACGATCATGGAAATGGCGATGGAGATGTACTTGCGTGGTTTTGTCTTTAAACGAATTGATTTGTATGAGTCTGATGCGGATAAATTCCGTATGGTTGACGGGGCGCTGCTGCCGCCATTGGGAGCACTGCAAGGTGTGGGGGGCTCGGCGGCGCTGAACTTGGTTGCAAGTCGCTGTCCAGACAGGCCCTTTACTTCGCAAGAGGATTTAAAGTCGCGTTCTCGTGTTTCCAGCGCTGTTATCGAAGCGTTGCGTAATCATGGCTGCTTGGAAGGGTTGCCTGAAAGTAATCAGTTGATGTTGTTTGGCTGATTTTAAGCAAAAACACCATTGGAAGACCAAGTCGGTCAACCAATGGTGTTTTTATTTTTGTACCCCTGTTAGTTCCTTAAGAAAGAGCTTTTACAGCGGCTAAAGCGCTGTCGAAATCAGGCGTATCTTCTACATTGGGAACATACTGGATGTAGCGGATGATATCGTCTTTGTCGATGACGATAACACCGCGAGAGAGCAGGCGCAGTTCTTCGATGACAAAACCATATTTGCCACCAAAGTCCAGCGATTTATGATCAGAAAGGGTGGTGAGATTTTCAATGCCTTGAGCGGCGCAATAGCGTTTGATAGCGAAAGGTAAATCTACGCTAATGGAAAGAATGGCTACATCCGGAAACTTGGATGCATCTTGATTGAAAAACCGAGTCTGGGCATCGCAAACAGGGGTATCAATAGAGGGTACCACGCTGATGATACGAAGTTTTCCAGCGGTGTTAGACAATGAGAAGGACTGCAAATCTTGAGTGAGCGCTTGGAAATCGGGCGCCTTTTCACCGACTTTCAATTCACGCCCCAAAAGGGTCAAGGGAGTTCCTTTCATTTTTAAGTAACCGGTTCGTTTTTCCATGTAAATTCCTCCTTTTATTTTTGAACTTTATAAACAATAATCGAAGCTATATAATAATATTTTTTAACTACATGTATATTTTATCAAACTGACCGGAAATGTCAACAATAATTATTATCGATTATAGGAAGCGCTCTTGCCTTCATGGGAGAGTAGTTGACTAACATGAATGATTTTTCTTGTTAAACAGGAAGAAAACGGGGAAAGAGCAGGGGTTTTAAAAAACGATAGCGAAAATAAATTATTATATAAAGTAGAGCAAGGCAGGAGGGGCAAACATGCGCACAAAAGGAATCAGCCGTAAGGTGATGCATCGAGAAGAAAGCCGAAAAATGGGGCGCGTGGCTATGTATATCGGTGGCGCGGTGGCGGTGATTCTCTTGCTGCTTATGATCGGATCGGCTTTATTTTAAGAAGGTGCTGGTCAAATTGTGACAAGCAAGGTATAATTTGAAAGGAAGTTTTTCTTAAATAATATTAATTCGCGGAGGTTGCTATGACGACACAGAAAATGGACATGCTGGAAAAAGGCGCTATTGTACAACGGGATCGCAAGACCTATGCTGTTGCGCCACATATTCCGGGAGGCATTATTTTAGATCCTGATGTATTGCACAAAATTGCGGATGTGGCGAAGAAATATCAGGCTCAGGCGCTGAAACTAACTATGGCGCAGCGTATTGCTATCGTTGGGATCAAAGAAGAGGATATTGACAAGGTTTGGGAAGAACTAGGAATGGACAAAGGGCATGCCATAGGCCTTTGTGTACGCAGCATAAAAATTTGCCCTGCTACGCATTTTTGCAAGCGGGCGCAGCAAGACGGAGTAACGCTGGGCTTGGCTTTGGATGAGAGGTATCATGGTATGGAACTGCCGTCTAAGTTTAAAATTGCAGTCTCCGGTTGCGCGAACGCTTGCACCGAGCCTGTACTGAAAGATATCGGTATTATTGGTTTGCCGAAAGGTTTTACGGTGTTGATGGGGGGCAATGGAGGCGTGAAGCCTCGCTTGGGCAACGAAGTGGCCCAAGGCTTGAACCAAGAGGAAGTGCTTGCTTTAGTCGATCAGATTGTGGCGTATTATAAAGCAAATGCCAATAAAAACGAGCGCTTAGGACGCATGATTGATCGTCTGGGTTTGGAGACGGTGCAAAAGGCGATTTTATAATGTAAGAGAAGGAGGAGGCTCTTCAATGGACCAACAGTGGATTGTGGAAACCATTAACGCTATCGCCTCCATGGGGGCGGATGAAGCGGGGGCGGCTAATCGTCTGGCTTTTACAGTTGCCGATAAGGAAGCGAGAGGTTATGTTGCTTCTCTTATGGAGTCGTTAGGTATGACTGTGCTCATTGATGCTATTGGTAATGTGGTTGGCCGTTTGGAGGGATCAGAGCCACAACTGCCGCCGGTGGCGATGGGTTCACATGTGGACACAGTACCTCATGGTGGACATTATGACGGTGTTGTCGGCGTTGTGGGTGCGCTTGCCGCGGTAGGGCGTTTGAAGGCGGCAGGCCCGCTGCGTCGTACGGTGGAAGTGATTGTCTTTGTTGCAGAAGAGTCTAGCCGGTTTTCTCACTCGACGATGGGCAGCAAAGCGATGATAGGTAGTGCTAATTTGAACGCTTGGGAGCGAGCTGTCGATAGCCAGGGGATTACGTTTCCGGCAGCGCTAGCGGCAGAAGGGCTTTCTTTTGAAAATCTGAAGCGAGGCGTTGGGGCGGAGCCAATCTATCAAGCCTATTTGGAGCTGCATATTGATCAAAGCAAGCAACTTGAGGAACGTGGCGCGGCGGTAGGCGTTGTGGAGGCCATTGCGGCACCTACACGCTTTAAGATGACGGTGACCGGTATGGCCAGCCATTCGGGCACTACACCTATGCATGATCGCTATGATGCTTTGGTTAGTGCTTCAGAGTTGGTGCTGGCTATTCGTAACATTGCGAACGATCATGCGGAAGATGATATTGTGGCTACTGTCGGAAATCTAAAAGTCTATCCTGGCGCGATGAATGTAGTGCCGGGCAAGGCGGAACTGTGGGTGGATCTACGAGGAACCGATCACGAATACATTGTGGAAAGCCTTCAGGAAATAAAGGATGCAGCTCTTTCTGTCGCAGAAGAGTATGATACGCCAGTAACAATAGAAATGCTTTCGGCAGACAAACCGGTAGCTATGGATGATGAACTGGTATTATTGGCGGAAAAAGCGGCGGAGGAAGTTGGCGTCGAGTGGATGCGTGCAGTCAGTGGGGCTGGGCATGATGCTATGAACATGGCTAAAATTGCTCCTGCGGGCATGATTTTTGTACGCTCTCGTAATGGCGTCAGCCATCATCCAGATGAATATGCGTCTCCTGAAGACATTGAGGCGGGAGTGCAAGTGCTTACTGCTATGCTGCGTCGGTTGCTTACCTGAAGGTCAAAGCCGGTTTCTTGAGGCGTGGTGTATAGTAGTCTTCCTTGACGGAGCGGTAATGAATGAAGTAAGATAATAGTATACTGCCGAATCCATATTATGGTACGGGGGAACCAACTTATGGGGTGAATCCGCCTAGGCGGAAGGGTATTTTCTCTCTCTTTTTCAACCCGAACCCGACAGCTAACCTCGGAGGCAGGAGTTTAAAGAGAGGTGATTTAGGCATGAAGTGTTTAAAGCAAATCGGGACTTTTGTGTTGTGCGGCTTATTATGTATGATGCCGTCGGTGCTCGCGGCAACTACTACGCCGCCTGTGACACACCAGGAACAGCTGGTCGTACAACAAGGGATGCGCGGGGAAAATGTCATGCGGGTCCAGCATCTGCTGGCTAATCAAGGATTTTATGCTGCGGCTGTAGATGGCGTATTCGGTCCGCAAACGTGGCAGGCTGTTGCTGATTTTCAAAGCATGAGCGGCCTGGGAGTGACTGGAGTGGTTGATGCGGGTACTCTGAGTGCGCTTGAACGGGCTCAAGACCAGCCTGGTCGTTTTGGACGGTCCATGAACATGAAGGCTACGGCGTATTCTCGATTCGACCCTGGCTGCGGCAGCTATACGGCGCGAGGAAATTTATTGCATAAGGGCTTAGTGGCTGTAGATCCAAACGTAATTCCCTTAGGAACTAGACTGTATATTCCAGGATACGGCTTTGCCATAGCCGATGATACCGGTGGCGCCATTAAAGGTCATATAATTGATTTGGCTTTTGATAGTCATCAAGAAGCCATCAATTTTGGCGTCAGACATATTACGGTGTACATTTTATAAAAAACATAGCAGTATTAAAAAAGGGCAGGCTTGAGCCTGCCTTTTTTCATGGGGTGGAGCAGATGCAAAATGGCGTAAGAGAAGAGATTGGTATTGCCGGACCTCGGCGTGAACTCCAGGCGGTGGTGCATTATCCGCAGGGCGTAGTCGTACACGAAACTTGCTGGCTGGTAATGAGCCATGGATTTCGAGGTTCTAAGGATGGACAAGGGCAGGCAGTGGAATTAGCTGAGCAGGTGAGCGCCAGGGGGATGGGCGTAGTTCGGTTTGATTTTACACCGTGTGAGTCCTTAGACAGGCAGGTAGAAGAACTTCTTTGCGTGACCAGGTGGATGCAACACCAAGGGTGGATGTCGTTGGTTCTTCTAGGTCGTAGTATGGGAGGTTGTGCATCACTTGTGGTTGCCGGCCAGCTAGGCAAAAGAATAAAGGGGCTTTGCTTATGGGCGACTCCTGGAGAGCTACAGGTGACCTTTCAAAATGCATTAGGCCGGGAAGCGTATAGGCAATTGCAGCAAGGAAACAGCATTGAATTGCAGGACGAATGGGGATGCCTTCAGTTGAATCCGGATTTTATTGGAGGTTTTGCCGTGCTGGGGCTGCCGGAAAAGTTGAAGGCGCTGGGGCCATTGCCATTGCTGATTTTACATGGTACAGAAGATGAATTAGTGCCTGTGGAGCAAGCTCGTGTTTATGCAAGTGTTGCTCAGGGTCCCTGTAAACTAGTCGTTTTAGAAGGTGCAGATCATCGTTTTAGTGAACATTTTAGGGAAAGCGCGGCGGCGGTAATGGCTTGGTTAGAGCCGTGGTATACAAAAATATCCAGTTCATGTATACTGTAAGAAAAAAGATACTATTGCGGCAATTGTCGGAGTGAGAGATAGATCTTTTACTGAGGCAGGCGCCGTGACGGGCAGGCAAGGAGGGTATGTATGGATTTTCAATGGACCCAAGATCAAGTGGACTTGAAAAACATGACCCAAGAATTCATTGCAAAAGAGGTTGTGCCATACGCTGGAGAGATGGATGCCGCTGGCGGGCTGCGTCCGGGATTGCAGGAAAAGTTCCATGAAATGGGCCTGTTGAACTTGATTGTTCCCGAAGAGTACGGCGGTCCTGGGCTTGACGCGCTAACAGTAGCGGTGCTGTATGAAGAAATAGGTAAAGGCTGTGCTGGCGTGGCTACCAGTATTGCTGCTAATGCTTTGGCGGCGTATCCGGTATTGTTGTTAGGCACAGAAGAGCAAAAGAAGTTCTTTTTTGACAAATTAAATGAAGGAAAGTTGGCTGCTTTTGCACTGACAGAGCCGAACGCAGGCTCTGATGCAGGCGGCGTTGTTACATCTGCCGTAAAGGATGGCAACGAGTATGTCTTAAACGGCAATAAATGTTTTATTACCAATGCTTCAAGCGCCGATATATTTGTTGTTTTTGCTAATACGCGCAAAGTGGCCGGTATTCGCGGTCTGACTGCTTTCATTCTGGAGAAAGGAACTCCGGGCTTTTCTGTAGGAAAAAAAGAAGAGAAAATGGGAATTTGCGCGTCAGATACTTGCGAACTGATTCTCGATGGCGTGCGAGTGTCGGAAGAACGTCGCGTCGGTCGCGAGGGCGAAGGGTTTAAAATTGCTATGAAAACTCTGGATGCGGCCCGCCCGTTGGTGGGGGCTGTGTCTGTGGGAATTTCTCAGGCAGCATTGGACTGCGCAGTAAAATATGCCAAAGAGCGCCAGCAGTTCAGCAAGCCGGTGGCTTCTTTCCAATTGGTGCAGGCGATGGTGGCTGATATGGCCATGCAGATTGAGGCGGCGCGGCTGTTAGTGCATAAGGCTTGCTGGCTCAAAGATCGGGGGATGTCTTACTCCAAGGAAGCGGCAATGGCCAAGTGCTTTGCTTCTGATGTAGCTATGAAAGTGACCGTTGATGCCGTTCAAGTAATGGGCGGCTATGGTTATTCGAAAGAGTATCCGGCGGAAAAATATATGCGTGATGCTAAGATTATGCAGATCTATGAGGGGACGAATCAGATTCAGCGCTTGGTTATTGCCAATGCGGTTTTGTATTGAAGAATAGGCAGCAGAAGAGCTTCCGTATAGACGGAGGCTTTTTTTTATTTACTAAAAATTAACAATTCCATAGCACGGACTTTACATAGAATTTTTATACTGGAGGAGGTGGGAAAATACATAGTAGGAGGAGATTGTGTGAATAAGAAAAAATGGCTGATGCCCTGTGCTGCGCTGACGGTGCTGGTGGCGATTTTGGTAGCGTTGGCAATGCCACAGACCAATGCGGTGGCTGATGCAGCCAATGATCAAGCTTATTATGGGAAAAAAGCGAAATATGTCTTCTATTTCATTGGCGACGGTATGGCTTTGAGCCAAATTAACTCCGCGGAGATTTTTAAGGGCACTCAAAACGGCAATGGTTCTATGGCCAGACAGCCTATGAATTTTACCGCTTTTGCACACCAGGGCTTGCAGAGAACGCAGTCGGCGGATACGTTCATCACTGAATCAGCTGCTGCAGGAACGGCGCTGGCTACAGGTAATAAAACAAATAATGACATTCTGGGTATGGATCCCACTAAGAGCGTGAAGTTTAAAACCATGGCGGAAATGGCCAAAGAAAAAGGTATGAAAGTGGGTATTGTCTCCAGCGTGTCCTTGGACCATGCAACTCCTGGCGCTTTTTATGCGCATCAACCGACTCGCAAAAACTATTATGAAATCGGTCAGGAAATGATTAACAGCAATTTTGATTATTTTGCCGGCGGCGGGCTATTGGCTCCTACGGGCAAGAAAAAAGACCAGCCTAACTTGCTGGATATTGCCAAACAAAAAGGCTATCAAGTAGCTGTTTCGACTGAAGAAATCCAAAAAATTGGCCAAGGCAGCGGTAAAACGATTGCCATTGCGCCAAACCTGGCGGCGGAGGAAGCCATGTCTTATGAAATTGACCGCGGCGATAAAGTGTCTTTAGCTGAGTTTACCCGCAAAGGCATTGAGGTGTTGGATAATCAGAACGGCTTTTTTATGATGGTGGAAGGCGGCAAAGTCGACTGGGCTTGCCATGCTAATGATGCGGCAACAACTGTAAAGGATGTCGTAGCTTTTGAAGAAGCCATTGCAGAAGCTTTAAAGTTTTACGCCAAACATCCGGATGAAACCTTGATCGTCGTTACTGGCGACCATGAGACCGGCGGCATGAGCATTGGCTTTGCCGGTACTGGCTACAAGACGTTCTTTAGTAAACTTGGCGGTCAGACCTTATCTTATGAAGAATTTGACAAACAGATCAAAACCTATCGCGATCAAGTGGGCGCTTCTAATGCCAACTTAGAAGACTGGATGCCTGCTTTGGCAAACCAGTTTGGTATGAACGAATTGACGGCATACGAGAAAAATCGTCTGGTTCAAGCGTTGGCTGCCAGCATGATCGATCCGAAGAAACGTCCTGCTGACGAAGAAACCACCTTGGCATACGGTCCCTACGAACCCTTCTCTGTAACGGTGACGCATTTGTTGAATCAGCGCGCAGGGATTGGCTGGACCACCTATGCTCATACTGGCGTGGCTGTGCCTGTGTATGCCCAAGGAATCGGCAGCGGCGTTTTTGAAGGGTATTATGACAATACAGATGTGGCGAAAAAAATGATGAATATTATGGGCGTTGCGAAATAATGAAACGGGATCGCATGGTTGTTTTCGTTATTTTATTAGTGTCCCTCGGTTTATACTGGCTGCCAAGCCAGTTTACGCCGGAGGATGATGGATATATACGGGCCAAGGGCACCGTGCTCTCTGTTGATAATGAACACGTATACGTCCGCGGCGTAGTTCGCACAGGCGTGCAGGAGGTTGTGCTGCAAATAGCTGACGGTCCGTATGAAGGCAAGACCATTACTTGCAGCAATACGCTGTTGGGAAAATTGGAAATGGATAAGATGTTTGCTCCGGGCGATATGGCGCTGGTGACTGTGAAGGGGACGGCAGGCGAGATTCAGGCCGCCAATGTGGTGGATCATTATCGTCTATATGCGGAAGGCTTGCTCTTTTTCCTCTTTGCGGCGCTTTTATGCTGGTACGCCCGCTGGACTGGGCTGAAAGCGCTTCTTTCCTTTGTATTTACCGTTTTAGCCTTGTGGAAGGTACTTTGGCCGCTGTTTTTGCTTGGATGGGATCCGGTATTTGTATCCATCTTGGTTGTAGCGGCTATCGTCGGTACGGTTACGCTATTGGTTATCGGCTTTAACCGCATTGCTTTAGCGGCTTTTTGCGGTACATTAGGGGGAGCGGTGGGGGCTGTAGTGCTGGCTTTTTTATTCGGACAGCTTTTTCGGGTTCACGGCGCAGTTTTGCCATATGCAGAGACCTTGCTGCATATGGGATACGCTCAGTTAGACCTGACCAGAATGTTTCTGGCAGGGATTATGCTGGCTTCTTCCGGGGCGATGATGGATGTGGCCGTTGATATTGCCGTAGCTGTTGGGGAGTTGAAATGTAAGCGGCCAGATTTAAAGCGAGGGGAGGCTATTGCATCGGGCCTGCATATAGGACGGGCTGTGGTCGGCACGATGACAACAACGTTGCTTCTGGCTTACAGCGGCTCTTTTATGGCGTTGATGATGGTTTTTATCGCTCAAGGGACGCCTGTAGTCAATATTTTAAATTTGACTTACGTGGCGGCGGAAATACTGCATACGTTAACAGGAAGTATTGGTGTTGTGTTAGTAGCTCCTTGTACGGCCTTGTTGGCAGGAGTGCTCCTTGTGGAACCTTCATCGGCGTTGACGTGTGAATTATCAGCAAAAAAACCTTGACTTTTAAGAGCTCGACGTATTATAATTACCACTGTCCTCGGGGTTATAGCTCAGTTGGTTAGAGCGCATGCTTGACATGCATGAGGTCAGCGGTTCGAGCCCGTTTAACCCCACCAATTAACAAAGTAAGCTCCCGTGTGTTCGGGAGCTTTTTTT
This genomic window from uncultured Anaeromusa sp. contains:
- a CDS encoding PolC-type DNA polymerase III, with translation MNQYCIIPENQDSFLQFLQPLVLPQEEKTRLCSARIAKVDVDTQDLSWVVYLEVERLLAAQTLQQLSQSLCQGCGLKTVRFVQRPGRLEDYLQLHWADVCELVSGAQPALKRLLTSSGWEWKDECLTVNVQGSLAAELVESQNVAAKLQHWIEESFQRQCQVFCNITQTEPVAAQPEDALTPEYLAALEMVQEQQKSGGDGNGKKSNIFFGRSLSKEKVQPLSLVQDEEKSVIVEGELSQVDIRELRTGRFLMTFDVGDPLGGIAGKVFFDDGESCRKAVGDVKDGLRVRLRGKVQYDKFSNDLVLFADSMNRADKELRQDESVEKRIELHAHTRMSNMDGMVSAKELIKTAARWGHPAIAITDHGVVQSFPEAQKVAGDCGIKVIYGMEGYLFEHDINQARHIVILAKNQVGLRNLYRLVSISHLKYLHRTPRIPRSVLLEHREGLILGSACEAGELIQAIVHQASESELLKIADFYDYLEIQPIGNNAFLVREGIVPDEEGLRNINRKVCELAKKVGKPVVATGDVHFLNPEDEVYRRILMAGKGFSDADHQPPLYMHTTEEMLMEFSYLGKAKAKEVVVEAPLQVSSWIDDFKPIPNRLFTPEIPGAEESIRSMSYDKAREWYGQELPQLVEERLEFELKSIIGNGFAVLYLIAHKLVKKSLDDGYLVGSRGSVGSSFVATMSGITEVNPLPPHWRCEHCLYSEFVTDGSYGGGFDLPDKDCPQCGKRLRKDGQDIPFAVFMGFNGDKVPDIDLNFSGDYQPVAHKYTEELFGKDNVFRAGTIATVADKTAYGFVKNYFNDRGQNPRNAHINCLVSGCTGVRRTTGQHPGGITVVPRDMDVHQFTPIQRPADDKNSGTITTHFDYHSIDACLVKLDILGHDDPTVIRMLEDLTGIDAKTIPFDDPVTMSLFSSTDAVGLTPKELMGSPVATFGIPEFGTKFVRQMLEDTLPTTFSELVRISGFSHGTDVWLNNAQDLIKDGTAKLSEAISARDDIMIYLIHKGVEPSVAFKIMEGVRKGKGITPENVAKMKEKSVPQWYVESCQKIKYMFPKAHAVAYVMMAFRIAWFKVHHPLAFYAAYFTVRATEFDAARIVGDKGSLKKEMDVIEAQGKEASTKDKALFTIMEMAMEMYLRGFVFKRIDLYESDADKFRMVDGALLPPLGALQGVGGSAALNLVASRCPDRPFTSQEDLKSRSRVSSAVIEALRNHGCLEGLPESNQLMLFG
- the tpx gene encoding thiol peroxidase, with product MEKRTGYLKMKGTPLTLLGRELKVGEKAPDFQALTQDLQSFSLSNTAGKLRIISVVPSIDTPVCDAQTRFFNQDASKFPDVAILSISVDLPFAIKRYCAAQGIENLTTLSDHKSLDFGGKYGFVIEELRLLSRGVIVIDKDDIIRYIQYVPNVEDTPDFDSALAAVKALS
- a CDS encoding NAD(P)/FAD-dependent oxidoreductase; this encodes MTTQKMDMLEKGAIVQRDRKTYAVAPHIPGGIILDPDVLHKIADVAKKYQAQALKLTMAQRIAIVGIKEEDIDKVWEELGMDKGHAIGLCVRSIKICPATHFCKRAQQDGVTLGLALDERYHGMELPSKFKIAVSGCANACTEPVLKDIGIIGLPKGFTVLMGGNGGVKPRLGNEVAQGLNQEEVLALVDQIVAYYKANANKNERLGRMIDRLGLETVQKAIL
- a CDS encoding M20 family metallo-hydrolase is translated as MDQQWIVETINAIASMGADEAGAANRLAFTVADKEARGYVASLMESLGMTVLIDAIGNVVGRLEGSEPQLPPVAMGSHVDTVPHGGHYDGVVGVVGALAAVGRLKAAGPLRRTVEVIVFVAEESSRFSHSTMGSKAMIGSANLNAWERAVDSQGITFPAALAAEGLSFENLKRGVGAEPIYQAYLELHIDQSKQLEERGAAVGVVEAIAAPTRFKMTVTGMASHSGTTPMHDRYDALVSASELVLAIRNIANDHAEDDIVATVGNLKVYPGAMNVVPGKAELWVDLRGTDHEYIVESLQEIKDAALSVAEEYDTPVTIEMLSADKPVAMDDELVLLAEKAAEEVGVEWMRAVSGAGHDAMNMAKIAPAGMIFVRSRNGVSHHPDEYASPEDIEAGVQVLTAMLRRLLT
- a CDS encoding 3D domain-containing protein produces the protein MKCLKQIGTFVLCGLLCMMPSVLAATTTPPVTHQEQLVVQQGMRGENVMRVQHLLANQGFYAAAVDGVFGPQTWQAVADFQSMSGLGVTGVVDAGTLSALERAQDQPGRFGRSMNMKATAYSRFDPGCGSYTARGNLLHKGLVAVDPNVIPLGTRLYIPGYGFAIADDTGGAIKGHIIDLAFDSHQEAINFGVRHITVYIL
- a CDS encoding alpha/beta hydrolase, which gives rise to MQNGVREEIGIAGPRRELQAVVHYPQGVVVHETCWLVMSHGFRGSKDGQGQAVELAEQVSARGMGVVRFDFTPCESLDRQVEELLCVTRWMQHQGWMSLVLLGRSMGGCASLVVAGQLGKRIKGLCLWATPGELQVTFQNALGREAYRQLQQGNSIELQDEWGCLQLNPDFIGGFAVLGLPEKLKALGPLPLLILHGTEDELVPVEQARVYASVAQGPCKLVVLEGADHRFSEHFRESAAAVMAWLEPWYTKISSSCIL
- a CDS encoding acyl-CoA dehydrogenase family protein, producing MDFQWTQDQVDLKNMTQEFIAKEVVPYAGEMDAAGGLRPGLQEKFHEMGLLNLIVPEEYGGPGLDALTVAVLYEEIGKGCAGVATSIAANALAAYPVLLLGTEEQKKFFFDKLNEGKLAAFALTEPNAGSDAGGVVTSAVKDGNEYVLNGNKCFITNASSADIFVVFANTRKVAGIRGLTAFILEKGTPGFSVGKKEEKMGICASDTCELILDGVRVSEERRVGREGEGFKIAMKTLDAARPLVGAVSVGISQAALDCAVKYAKERQQFSKPVASFQLVQAMVADMAMQIEAARLLVHKACWLKDRGMSYSKEAAMAKCFASDVAMKVTVDAVQVMGGYGYSKEYPAEKYMRDAKIMQIYEGTNQIQRLVIANAVLY